DNA from Vitis vinifera cultivar Pinot Noir 40024 chromosome 19, ASM3070453v1:
ttatattgtgtaactaaaagttatacataaatagtttatagcctgaagctatgtacaaagttgaatattttcttgttttaacaaaataatcataacttagagttatgaaaaatattggcttttaatttttatttcgtactcacttatttttcacaacaggaactatggaaaacaatttttattaacaattgtttTATACCCAGAAACtatgcatataatttctaattttcttgtataaccagaagttatacaaaacaaaattgtcaatgaacAGCTATGTACCTAAaagatacataattttttaaaattttgttatataaccaaaagttatataaatattattattcataacccaaagttatgaaaataagaaaattaatatactttGTGCTAATTAAAGGTTATACCAAAGTTGTTAATATGTACTTTCTTATAGCTAGAAGTTATAGagaacaaaattgttaactaacaattttgtacaactttatgaaatttatataaccaaaagttataatgaaatatattatagcCTGAAGATATGATAACAAACATAtcgataatatttacatattatcaaaatatCAACATTTTGTATATCAAGTTATGCAAATAGGTAAGTGTttgatagtttttataaatttatattattagaaGTTATACTGTTATTAGTAGAAAAATTTACATATAGATGTGGAATTTCAGATTGCATAATATTTTTGCATTAGAGGTGatagtttgaaatatttttttattctagttattttaatttagaaaattgagatttttttggataCATGTGAAATATATGACTTGGTCATATGATCAATAAATTGATTTTGGATGTCAATTTTCTTTATAGCACGTTTTTAtgattggaaaattttgaattatataaaacaatatatattattgcatgttgccatatatggtatttttattaacacaataatttcattatccaaaataattttgaaattacaataggttTAACTATTGTTCtcaatatattatattatatcttTACATATATGTTCAGATGGATTTGTAGTAtttcaattaaagttttgagacaataaaatgttttaaatcatgatatgttctcttgaaattttgatttataaattaatttttgcacattaatttagatcataataatattttgaataaaattattgatctatcactacaattagtttgattattgaaatacttcttagttatttcatgtataaattgctccacacttacaaaatcaaatatgtgagatatttaagaaatacatgactttaaattatcttttcatatttgttttattgtgttatatatgctctcattgcttttacacaacttattaAGTTAAGTCATCGTCaatgactaatatttttccattgattttaactatttctctatgataatatttcttcaactctataaagacgaagtctttatgacaatgttttatgacttgttattttaataaaacttttgtcttattaattgcacaacattgatgatagacaatgttaatactatatTAGGTGATAGAAACCTTATTAAAGGCTCTAGAAGGGCTTATATCATGTCACTAAtagtatttgattccatgtgaatgacactttatacgATACTAGATCCAGAAGAATTTTGTAATACCAACTTGGTCCCTCAGGGTAAAAGGTCGTATAGATGTATATTATAAAACCAGAAGTTCTTATTTAGTGACTAGTCTACCTATACATTTAAAATGTAGAATGACATGTTGtgcaaattatcattttaacgAGATAATTTTCTCGCCATTAGAAGAACGacatgaaattatttggaatgcattgactttgacttATCTTGATTCTCGTACCAATCAATGTGAACTGGAAgtttaaaagattatttatttgtaaaatcttgcaaatcaattattAGATGCATttattgatacaaagaaagtgacaaagtcatataTCCTGGCTGCAAATACTCTAGCATGAATTGATGTTCCTGTaagacagttaacaaatgaatctaagatacgcctaAAGCGTGGTAGACTTGTCGACTCAAATGATGTAACTCCCCAGAAGAGGAGAACCCAATAAAAACTTGACACTTTAAAAGAGACTATCAAAATGattgatcagtttaaaattgataaatctatagccccaGAAGAGacacaaataatgcagaaagcgtctgaagaggcacatattgaacgagAAGCCTCCGAAGAGGCACATGTACCTAAAAATTGTGAGATATTAGTAAGTTATGTATAtatgggagaaaaatgggattgaaataatattgttattaacaatattttcgttttccaagtggcctccgatatcataagaaatgatgaagatcctgAACCACGAAGTGGAAGAAtgccgacatagaaatgattggccaaaatggaaagaagctatataGGCAGGTTTTTCCTATAGGGTTTTTtctagtaaggttttaatgaggcatgtTCTTATGATCATCaagagtgttataaaatatgagaatttatcagaATATgagaacttgtggatgatcatccatattgatgtatatctctttgtgactCTTTATAAAATGAagatacctctaatgaaaatctattattttctcttcctatattctaatttctttgttttctttttctttcactttataattttacaataattttataattttatactttgttaataatatttataattaaaatatttaaaatttataaataaaaaaataccatatcattttttagatatataaaaacattttctaaataaaatgttatatttattttttaattcttttctttttaactaaaattttaatttttaatattatttttataagatgaataatataaaaataaaaaatatatcttttatttcttaaattaaggtattatattttacaaatatataaaaagatattgaaaaaattatcttaaatcaTGAGATAAAATTTCCTATTCATTGCTCTAAAACCCTAGAGTAACTTAAgacaataagaaataaaaacattagaGAAAGTAAATTAAGGTAAGAAAATATCTCAagtaattttttcaattgtaaTACATACAAAATTTatgatatgataaaaaattttaaaaaggaaactCTAATTTTAGGATaccataaatattttaaaatccaaaaaataactcctatacaaaataaaaaaaattaaatttattgaaaaattatttttaaaaatgaagctattaaaaaaatttattatgtcaaaatttataaatattataattattcaaatgttttttgtttttaaaaaaggataGATACTCGggctaaaaattaatttttttattactacattaattagttaatttatttttattattacattaaaaatatgGCGGTGTGACCTATTTAATCAACTCCAAATTCTGCCGCCTATGTATGACCACACAAAACACacgaagagagaagaaaacacaCTCCATTTTCTCAGGTTGCTTCCATTCTACAATCCCAATTTCAATCTCTTCATACCCTTCTATCAATTTTTAGCGGAATTGGATGTTAGTTTTCTGACttagatatagatatatcaaCATAACTCTCTGTTTCAACTAAGGTTTCTTGCagtttgtttttagtttctcttTTGTTGATGGTTTCAATGTGatcattgtttattttcttgctGTTTATGATATTTTGAACTGGGTTTGATTGGTTTGATCATgggttttttttgtaataaaaagaaaaagaaatttaagtttGGGTAGTTTGCTGATATGGTTTCTGGGGTTCAGTTTAGTCGAATTCTGGATTtcagggttagggttagggtttggttATCtgttgagtttttatttttatttttttattttttggtttttgactGGGGGCAAACGTGGGTTTTGGTTTTGGCTTTAGGGTTTGATTCTTGTggttttattgtttcttttgattcagAAGTACATGAATTTATTGATCTTCTTGCGGGTTGTTTAAGCTCTTTCATGTTGTTTCCCTCATTGAAGTTATTGTTGTGAGAGTGATCCAGGGTTGCTATTGTTTGGTGCATTCAATATGTTGTAATCTGCCCTAGTTGTACATTTTTCTCAACTTGCTAACTAGGTGGACTGTTTGTTTGTTATTCGACTGTTGATTCGGTTTTTACCGTTGAATTTGTATCGTATAGGTGAGAAGAATAATCTCAAAATCATTTggcttgattatttttaaaaaattgtttagtgTAGAACGTTATAATTAGAGGGAGAAGTACTTGCATTGCTTTGATATGAAATAAGCCTATCAAGCACATTTTATTCCCATTAAAAACACTGTCTTTTTATTTCTTAGGATGGCTTTAATATTTGAggcaggggaaaaaaaaaattacactgCATAGtctcttatttaaaaattacaatATATAGTCTCTAATTTATCAGGTtttattgttgttattgttgtgTTTTGCTTAGTAGCTTCATTTGTTTGTCCTCGATATAGAAtgggtttttaaaatgaattgcCTTTTTCACTTGCTTTTGGTTTCAAAATGAATTAGCAGGTTGGGATATTATTgctgaaggaaaaaaatggggaaaCGGAAGTCTAGGGCTAAGCCCCCTCCTAAGAAGCGTATGGACAAGCTCGACACTGTTTTCAGCTGTCCCTTCTGCAATCATGGAACCAGTGTTGAATGTAGAATGTAAGTCTCATTGAGTTTTATTTGTGCCTTGTATCATTACCATTACTTAGGCCAATACCCCATCTGTACATGCTTGATGTCTCTTTCGCACCATGCCTTGGTCTTGACTTCTTGGAATTACTATCATTTGGCATGTTCCTACAAGATGGATTGATTTATTAAGGGTGAACAAGTAATATCATCCAAGTCattatttctctctcttttgtGTCTATTTTAGTTAGACTCACCTTCTCCCCAAGTCCCCCACTgacattattaaatttattgaggacaaaatagtagaatctaTACTTTAAAATGATTCCTCTCTACAGCAGTCATGAGTGTGGGATTCATGCCACTGGAGGGTGATGAACCACCTTACCTCCAGTTTTCCCACACTGTTTCATCTCCATTATTGTGTTTCTGGCATCATATATGATATGTCAATCCAATGGGCTGTTGCAATTCGGTCTTTTAAGTTGGGTTTGTGCATAATTGCCACtccattttattattcttttggcACTGACTCTCAAGATATCTGGTTTCAGTGACATGAAGAACTTGATTGGTGAGGCTGTGTGCAGAATTTGCCAAGAAAGCTTTAGCATGACTGTCAATGGTATGTTTCAGTTCCTTGCCGATATCTATTCCATGTATCCACAAGCGGGGAAAATACGGGAACGATATCCCATTCCCATCATATCTGCAAAGAAATAAAATGCAATGGCAATATTTACTTTATACATTGTTCAAAATATTGTTCTATATCTCATGATTGACATATTGCTCCATTATTATTGAAGCATGTGTTGAAAGAAGTTTAGGAGAAGTGGTAAATTGGAATATACCTCCTTTATCTTTTATCCAATTATCCCCTAAACAAAAGAAGGATATTACTTCTGAGCTCCAGTTCATTGATGTAGAAACTTCCATCTTAAAATGGAAAACCAACTATAAAATGCTTTCCGCCCTTAGTTGGTTTTACGGTTTGGGATGGCCTATTTAATAATGGGACTCCATCCCAAACTGAAGTAGGTTGTAAATTGAAATTCTTGAAATGCGTACcataattttgttgattaccAGATAAAGCTTTTAGCAAGATAATGGTTGAGTCCTGAATCCTGATAGCCTTGCTCTACCACAAAATGCTAGTACCCAAATGATCTGTTGTCTGGATCGAAATGGCATAACAAAATGGAAGATTTCTGTTTCAGAAAGTAAAACATTTTAAGGCAATCATTATAAATTGAGCATGAAGATTATacaattaggttttttttttttttttttgaagtttgaaatttcttgaagttGATTATTGCATTTGTtctaagaaattattttaagtagTTTCTGCTATTCCAAGAGTtgctctttctctttctctttcccaCACACATGCACGAACgaaggaaatgaaatatttgtATGCCAAATTATGTGCCAAAACCTCTGGATTCAGAATCCTTCTTACAGAAAACTGTAACCTTAATGAGAAATTCTGAAGGGAATTGATTCTGTTTGGTGTAATTTTTTACTTGCTAATGTTTTGATGATTGTTTGGAGTTTACATATGAGACACACTGATCTTTCTGTTTCTCTTTGTGTTTGCAGCTTTATCTGAACCCATCGACGTGTAAGTCAAAAACCCATATAAATCCAATTCATacttacataatatatttttctctatCTGAGTCCCTTGTCCAACTAAAAATCCCATCTTTGCAGATATTCTGAATGGATAGATGAATGCGAAAGGGTGAACACCCTTGATGAAGATGCTGCTAAAGATGAAGATTAGATGTAGGTGGAAGGATCTCCCTTCTGTACATCGACATAGGCAATCAGTAGTTTATAGCTTAGTCTGGGGTGTTCTGAGGATCTGCTCTTGGTATGATGGTTGATAAAACTTGGTGATGCTTATGTTGTAGCTTGAATAAACATAATCCTTCTACATTTCCTTTAAATTAATGTAGATCTGTATTAATTTTCCATCTTTTTAGCCTTTATAGGTCAGAGATGTTGGGAAGAACTAAAACAGCTTATGATTTGGCTTCTGATTAGGCCAAATTGGGTGGAAAATAGTTTATAGTTTCCTATTTATGTCTAATAGGATCTGGTCACCTGGATGTTGGATCAAATATATAGTAAAATGTTGTGTAATTTGGGTTATATTTTGGGAGAATTCAATTCAGATATTTGCAAAATGGACATGGGATGAAAACATTTGCTCTTCAAGGTTACCTTTTTCATTCACATGGAATGGCAAATGCGACCATTTTACACATGTAGTGTTCTCTTTCAtattctctcatttctttctttctttcttttttattttaccttgAAAAAAgaatatctctctctctctctctctcatgttctgtttttacttttttttgctTTGGTAACAAAATATTTCTAAACAGTGCCCATACTAGTGCACCAAAAATGATAATTTGAGATCAAATGTTAATAAATTAGGTTTTGAAGGAAAGATTTATTTCCATTTTGCATTGGGGGAGTGTTTGATATGtgagaatagaaataaaaaattttcaaaaaaaataatttttttatacttaatttcAGACTAAGAATGCAATTCAAATGagaaatctcattttcattcacaacaaaataattaaagaaattttttgtattatataaaaaaatttatatttttttaaaaaaatcgattttaaaactttcataaataccaaatttatataaagaaaataatatcataaataaaaatataaaagcctTTTTAGGTTTTCACCTTCCCGGGCTGGCGGGCACTCTAAATAATATCGTACTTGGATCAAAATTCAATGTCTTGAGAAAATTTAGATTGGATCAggcttaaaaatttatttcgaATTTCTCAAATTAATACTCGTAATCCGAACTCCGAGGTAAAACCCAGGAAAAAGAGAGAGCGAGGGAGAGAAAATCTGATTAATTTACTGTTTTCTAAAGTAAAATATTAAGGGTCGCCTACAATTTCTTTGAATACAAACGGCAACCCTTCACCGATCCTCTTACATGGTTTTATTTGTATTGATTCTTGGATATTGACTAAAATCATCGCCGGGACCGAATACGAAGAAAATACGTTGAGAATCTGACCTGACATTTCCATCCCACTTCTTTCTCTACATATATTCAGGTTTTTCTCGTCGTCAGTTTCAGGAGAGGCTGAGAAGGAGATAGAATGGGAAGACCGCCCAGTAATGGAGGCCCCGCCTTTCGCTTCACACCCAATGAGGTAATCTATCTCCGTATGGGTTTTGGTTTGTATGCGTGCGTTTATATGAATTTTTGTATGCCGTTCACATCGAATTTCGAGTTTGGAGGTGAAGATTTCAAATGGATTGCTTTGTTTATGAATTATGTTGTGTTTGATTTTCTGGGTTTTAGTGTTTCTCCTTTTTGATTCTGGGGTTATCTGATATGGGTTTATGCATATGCGGGTGATTTTTTCTGGATTTTATCACATTGAGTTTCGCATTTAGAGATGGAAATTTTACTGGGTCgacttttttttatgaataatctTGTGTTTGATTTTCTGGCTTAGAGtgtactttgttttttttttaatattctggGGCCATTCTGACTTGGGGTTTCTGTAGTTCGATTTTCTGGAGGGGTTGTTGTGGGAAACATTTTCATGTCTGTTTCCATTTATTCtcacttactttttttttctctgccTTCTGTTTGCTTGGTGGGAAAACTgaggaaatgaaataaaatgaaattcttatgttgttttggattttttatttatttgtcattttttaagtaattgaGAAACCCACTGCAATTGGACCAAACGGTTGTGTTAAATTCTGTTCAGTGAGAGTTTTTTGTTATCTGGGGTCCAAAAATTCTCATTTCGTCTATCCCTCACATATTCAGGAAACTGAGAAGCTGGCCTCAATTTGATCTAATAGTTGAGTTACTGTTGGGGTctgtatttattttatgttctgagTTCTAATGATGTTCAGAAATTTTCTTCTCTGAGTccatttaattttgtttctttttctggaTTGATGCATATACCGCCAGCTGTTGCCTTTTAAGATTACATATTTAGTTCGGTTATAAGATCATTGGACTTGAACCTCCACGCCAATATGAGCTGGTTGGAGTTCAATTGCATGCC
Protein-coding regions in this window:
- the LOC100246889 gene encoding transcription elongation factor 1 homolog; amino-acid sequence: MGKRKSRAKPPPKKRMDKLDTVFSCPFCNHGTSVECRIDMKNLIGEAVCRICQESFSMTVNALSEPIDVYSEWIDECERVNTLDEDAAKDED